In a single window of the Candidatus Kaiserbacteria bacterium genome:
- a CDS encoding TlpA family protein disulfide reductase, protein MITLTVKQKIGLGLLIGIVLMCGAVLFALRSPLSPFSGLHNDLKTIEPPVEQSYTDLDGNPVKLSDFRGKPLIINSWATWMPFSKEELEALSTLKESKGDALTILAINRMEDKAVIRAYLATYSIDDSKIIFLVDPADTFYKGVGGYAMPETVFYATDGVITVHTRGVLAPEDLKISAEALLD, encoded by the coding sequence ATGATTACCCTCACAGTAAAACAAAAGATTGGTCTCGGTCTACTTATTGGAATAGTGCTCATGTGCGGAGCAGTACTCTTTGCACTGCGCTCTCCACTCAGTCCATTTTCAGGTCTTCATAACGACCTTAAAACAATCGAACCTCCAGTGGAACAGTCATACACAGACTTAGACGGTAATCCAGTGAAACTTTCTGATTTTAGAGGGAAACCACTTATCATCAATTCTTGGGCCACATGGATGCCGTTTTCTAAAGAAGAACTCGAAGCACTCAGTACTCTGAAAGAGTCAAAGGGTGACGCACTTACGATTCTTGCTATTAATCGCATGGAGGATAAAGCGGTCATCCGTGCATATCTAGCGACATATAGCATTGATGATTCTAAGATTATTTTCCTTGTTGACCCTGCCGACACTTTCTACAAAGGGGTAGGGGGATATGCAATGCCCGAAACCGTCTTTTATGCTACAGATGGCGTCATAACCGTACACACCCGCGGAGTGCTTGCACCGGAAGATCTCAAAATCTCTGCTGAAGCACTACTCGACTAA